Proteins encoded by one window of Rubrobacter indicoceani:
- a CDS encoding 23S rRNA (pseudouridine(1915)-N(3))-methyltransferase RlmH, whose product MIRRATIIAVGKLKGWSKDGADDYAGRLRKHFPVEVVEVPESDMNRLPPAEVLFSEAGRILKKLPDGAHVVVLDRERGKQFPSEDLAARRLAPLGESGRSHVAFVLGGALGLAPEVLGRADEAWSFGVLTMPHALARVVLLEQLYRAVKIHRGEKYHW is encoded by the coding sequence GTGATCCGCCGCGCGACCATAATCGCCGTCGGAAAGCTGAAGGGCTGGTCGAAGGACGGAGCGGACGACTACGCAGGGCGCCTTCGCAAGCACTTCCCCGTCGAGGTAGTGGAAGTCCCCGAGTCGGATATGAACCGGCTCCCGCCCGCCGAAGTCCTTTTCTCGGAAGCCGGGCGCATCCTCAAGAAGCTTCCCGACGGGGCGCACGTCGTCGTCCTCGACCGTGAACGGGGCAAGCAGTTTCCTTCCGAAGACCTGGCCGCCAGACGTCTCGCGCCGCTCGGGGAATCCGGCAGAAGCCACGTTGCGTTTGTCCTGGGCGGCGCGCTCGGGCTTGCGCCGGAGGTGCTCGGGCGCGCCGACGAAGCGTGGTCGTTCGGGGTGCTTACGATGCCGCACGCGCTTGCGCGGGTCGTGCTGCTGGAGCAACTCTACCGGGCGGTCAAGATCCACCGGGGCGAAAAGTACCACTGGTAA
- a CDS encoding ferritin-like domain-containing protein, translated as MQKHKVNVPSVEEFSQPTSRKGFFKALAVAGMGAAVGSTVLAGRATAQDDGGGDLEIANFALTLEYLEAEFYQLALDAGVLSEPALSQVAAVGDHENQHVEALIGLITEAGGTPVEKPEFTFPADAFTSEASILALASTFEPVGVGAYLGAGVLIQDPAVLAAAGSIVAVEGQHVVAFNNLLGVVPPANDPFPAALTQDEVLAAIAPFLGMDAMMDTGGQAL; from the coding sequence ATGCAGAAGCACAAAGTTAACGTGCCGAGCGTAGAAGAATTTTCGCAGCCGACCAGCCGCAAGGGATTCTTCAAGGCTCTGGCTGTGGCCGGTATGGGAGCCGCTGTCGGCTCTACCGTACTAGCAGGCAGGGCAACCGCTCAGGATGACGGCGGCGGGGATCTCGAGATCGCCAACTTCGCGCTCACCCTTGAGTACCTCGAGGCCGAGTTCTACCAGCTCGCTCTGGACGCAGGTGTGCTCTCCGAGCCGGCTCTGAGCCAGGTAGCTGCCGTGGGCGACCACGAGAACCAGCACGTCGAGGCTCTTATCGGTCTGATCACCGAGGCCGGTGGTACCCCGGTCGAGAAGCCGGAGTTCACTTTCCCGGCCGACGCCTTCACGAGCGAGGCTTCGATTCTCGCGCTGGCGTCCACCTTCGAGCCGGTCGGTGTCGGTGCCTATCTCGGCGCCGGGGTACTGATCCAAGATCCCGCCGTTCTTGCGGCCGCCGGAAGCATCGTAGCGGTCGAGGGCCAGCACGTCGTGGCCTTCAACAACCTTCTCGGCGTCGTGCCACCCGCGAACGATCCGTTCCCGGCCGCGCTCACGCAGGACGAGGTGCTCGCCGCTATCGCTCCGTTCCTCGGGATGGACGCGATGATGGACACCGGTGGACAGGCTCTCTAG
- a CDS encoding ferritin-like domain-containing protein, whose product MTESDRSAFAVDRTVARRDFLKTAAWATAAISAAGITGFGLASQKALAVHEGYVEAGPLAILQFAYQLELLEGTFYDQGVNAGLFAEPALSQIVALRDHEMAHADALADAIVASGGEVPATPTFTYPDGVFEDQVAFLDLAATFEPVGVGAYQGAAPALIGNEYLGAALSIHNAEAQHVVGINILQGIVPPANTAFTEALELAAVQEAVAPFGL is encoded by the coding sequence ATGACGGAATCAGACCGCAGCGCCTTCGCGGTTGACCGGACGGTCGCCCGGCGCGACTTTCTGAAGACCGCCGCCTGGGCCACCGCCGCCATATCGGCAGCAGGCATAACCGGGTTCGGTCTCGCTTCGCAGAAGGCTCTGGCCGTGCACGAGGGTTACGTTGAGGCAGGGCCGCTGGCTATTCTGCAGTTCGCCTATCAGCTGGAGCTTCTCGAGGGTACGTTCTACGATCAGGGCGTGAACGCCGGCCTCTTCGCCGAGCCTGCGCTCTCTCAGATCGTGGCGCTTCGCGACCACGAGATGGCTCACGCCGACGCTCTTGCGGACGCCATAGTAGCATCGGGTGGAGAGGTTCCGGCGACGCCGACCTTCACCTACCCGGACGGTGTCTTTGAAGACCAGGTAGCGTTCCTCGATCTGGCCGCGACCTTCGAGCCGGTCGGTGTCGGCGCGTACCAGGGTGCGGCTCCGGCGCTTATCGGAAACGAGTACCTTGGTGCGGCGCTTTCGATCCACAACGCCGAGGCTCAGCACGTCGTCGGGATCAACATCCTGCAGGGCATCGTTCCGCCGGCCAACACGGCCTTCACTGAGGCGCTGGAACTCGCAGCCGTCCAGGAAGCCGTCGCCCCGTTCGGGCTTTAG
- a CDS encoding sortase: MSFDIRSRTATVLLLLSLTITLVAGCGQSAGAPGDDSSSGARSSAQAEGQSSEQSSLSELSDAAQGAGENGSQVESITPEDVLSEEQLAQGAPEQRDWNAPTNAEVISLPGTEGSSAGAIPAVKPFNFGRDPGGPEDKTLYLTIPALGLTDVPVYNELTEEALTDSTVHHPATGFPWQAGANTFIAGHRIGYEGTGSWQVFRDVPNLVEGDEVIVTDAEGGEYVYRITGQETVGPENVQSMSPPDDGSSTISLQTCTLPDYAKRIVVQGELVEGDAA, encoded by the coding sequence TTGAGCTTCGATATCAGGAGCAGGACGGCTACCGTCCTGCTCCTTCTGTCTCTGACGATAACCCTTGTAGCGGGCTGTGGTCAGTCGGCTGGCGCGCCCGGAGACGATTCTTCGTCCGGTGCCCGGTCTTCTGCGCAGGCCGAAGGCCAGAGTTCTGAACAGAGTTCCCTTTCCGAACTGTCCGACGCGGCTCAGGGGGCTGGAGAGAACGGAAGTCAGGTCGAGTCGATAACCCCGGAGGACGTGCTCTCCGAGGAGCAGCTCGCCCAAGGCGCGCCGGAGCAACGGGACTGGAACGCTCCGACAAACGCCGAAGTGATCTCACTCCCCGGCACCGAAGGGTCGTCCGCAGGGGCGATACCGGCGGTCAAGCCCTTCAACTTCGGGCGGGACCCGGGCGGTCCGGAAGACAAGACGCTCTACCTGACGATACCCGCGCTCGGCCTGACGGACGTGCCGGTCTACAACGAGCTTACGGAGGAAGCGCTCACGGACTCCACCGTTCACCATCCGGCGACGGGCTTTCCGTGGCAGGCCGGAGCGAACACCTTTATCGCCGGTCACCGAATCGGCTACGAAGGAACGGGTTCCTGGCAGGTCTTCCGCGACGTACCGAACCTTGTGGAGGGCGACGAGGTGATCGTCACCGACGCCGAGGGCGGCGAGTACGTCTACCGCATAACCGGGCAGGAGACGGTCGGTCCCGAGAACGTACAGTCCATGAGCCCGCCGGATGACGGAAGCTCGACAATCTCCCTTCAGACCTGTACGCTGCCGGACTACGCCAAGCGGATAGTCGTCCAGGGAGAACTGGTCGAGGGCGACGCGGCCTAG
- a CDS encoding MBL fold metallo-hydrolase codes for MRFSVLASGSSGNATYVEANREPGGILVDCGVPARRLEPLLNSIGRGAGDVNAVLLTHGHSDHTCGLRTLRKVRPVPVFAAPGVGERFGAQTVETGDAFALPGILASFFEVPHDAPTCGVRLDSGEAAMAMATDLGEVRAGLLSVLRGVDALVVEANHDVEWLRNGRYPQQLKHRIASAEGHLSNDQAADLVLSLVPHGLKEVVLAHLSETNNSPARAVGAVSRVLREANFAGVRVRAALRKHPTPWIEVGRPPGPSEPLRFVYGEARPVGGLFGVTEEREEGGRL; via the coding sequence GTGAGGTTCTCCGTTCTTGCGAGCGGAAGCTCGGGCAACGCCACCTACGTGGAAGCGAACCGCGAGCCCGGCGGAATCCTTGTAGACTGCGGCGTCCCCGCCCGCCGCCTGGAGCCCTTGTTGAACTCCATCGGGCGCGGCGCGGGTGACGTGAACGCGGTGTTGCTGACGCACGGGCATTCGGATCACACCTGCGGGCTGCGCACGCTTCGCAAGGTTCGGCCCGTCCCGGTTTTCGCGGCCCCCGGCGTGGGGGAGAGGTTTGGAGCGCAGACCGTGGAGACGGGCGACGCGTTCGCCCTGCCCGGTATTCTGGCGTCCTTTTTCGAGGTCCCGCACGACGCGCCGACGTGCGGCGTGAGGCTCGACTCGGGCGAGGCCGCGATGGCGATGGCCACGGACCTCGGGGAGGTGAGGGCGGGTCTGCTCTCCGTTCTTCGCGGGGTAGATGCGCTTGTCGTCGAGGCGAATCACGATGTCGAGTGGCTCAGAAACGGTCGGTATCCGCAGCAGCTGAAGCACCGCATCGCCTCGGCAGAGGGGCACCTCTCAAACGATCAGGCCGCCGACCTTGTACTCTCGCTTGTCCCGCACGGCTTGAAGGAGGTCGTGCTGGCGCACCTCTCGGAAACAAACAACTCTCCGGCCCGGGCGGTTGGAGCGGTCTCGCGGGTTCTGCGCGAGGCGAACTTCGCCGGCGTCAGGGTGCGGGCCGCGCTCCGAAAGCACCCTACGCCCTGGATCGAAGTCGGTAGACCGCCGGGGCCTTCGGAGCCGCTGCGGTTCGTCTACGGGGAGGCGCGTCCGGTGGGCGGGTTGTTCGGGGTCACCGAAGAGCGCGAAGAAGGCGGGCGGCTGTGA